In Belonocnema kinseyi isolate 2016_QV_RU_SX_M_011 chromosome 4, B_treatae_v1, whole genome shotgun sequence, a single window of DNA contains:
- the LOC117171627 gene encoding uncharacterized protein LOC117171627, which yields MDILAGTLFLAMAVLLLDSVESSPSDSRRPNSEPIPPHNDNQAIGTINQHWQLIEYGEAPPPRITQSYDAPTGTLTRVTLHITADGRQIQFTNSEVVPLEQRARFLREWQAAQARQAQSSSPPRSPPRPPPKKNCVPSIFPCFRKPK from the exons ATGGATATTCTTGCCGGAACCTTATTTCTTGCTATGGCCGTTTTGCTGCTTGATTCTGTTG aatcaagCCCAAGTGATTCTAGAAGACCTAATAGTGAGCCTATACCCCCTCATAATGATAATCAAGCTATAGGTACCATAAATCAACATTGGCAGTTAATAGAATATGGGGAGGCACCTCCACCTCGAATAACTCAGTCGTATGATGCACCAACTGGCACATTGACTAGAGTAACATTACACATCACTGCAGATGGCAGACAAATTCAATTCACAAATTCTGAAGTGGTGCCACTTGAACAACGAGCACGATTCCTTAGAGAATGGCAAGCTGCACAAGCGAGGCAAGCACAAAGCTCATCACCGCCAAGATCACCACCAAGACCGCCACCAAAAAAGAA CTGCGTGCCCTCCATCTTCCCATGCTTCAGGAAGCCAAAATAA